A part of Carettochelys insculpta isolate YL-2023 chromosome 1, ASM3395843v1, whole genome shotgun sequence genomic DNA contains:
- the WDR4 gene encoding tRNA (guanine-N(7)-)-methyltransferase non-catalytic subunit WDR4, protein MEAAGAGGRGPGLALCGALMAASGGSSFLAARYQEPSADDLFTYDCITAGKKSQEGTGQDGQPAVKASDCILAFAFSSSGNYFALTDDNKRLILFRTKPCWECLSVRSVVRRCTSLIITAAEDKILVADKSGDVFSYSITEPQKAGKVELGHLSLLLDVALSPDDQYILTADRDEKIRVSLTRAPHNIVSFCLGHREFVSRIFVIPNYPDLMLSASGDCTLRLWEYRSGKEVQCCYLNSLNKTEATKHDKKYTVSKIAYCCQGNSVAVLCDCIPTVYIFQFDAATQLLDYKHQICLKHKGWDIAFEESGGLWILQEDKEAPLLLYRPVDGQWEPVADDKGLMKMSKYLHDNWTMFEGSVGTESCYSSLYKASFDNMATYLQKKEERIQQQQQNKRKELQHESKRQTKKIKIRDSS, encoded by the exons ATGGAAGCGGCGGGGGCTGGAGGCCGCGGGCCGGGGCTGGCGCTCTGCGGGGCCTTGATGGCCGCCAGCGGCGGGAGCAGCTTTCTAGCAGCTCGCTATCAGGAGCCCAG tgctGATGATCTCTTCACGTATGACTGCATCACTGCAGGCAAGAAGTCTCAAGAAGGCACAGG ACAGGATGGACAGCCAGCAGTTAAAGCAAGTGATTGTATTCTTGCTTTTGCCTTCTCCTCATCAGGAAATTATTTTGCTTTGACTGATGACAATAAACGTCTGATTCTTTTTCGGACTAAGCCTTGCTGGGAATGCCTTAGTGTCAG GTCTGTTGTTAGAAGATGCACGTCTCTGATTATTACAGCTGCAGAGGATAAGATTCTGGTTGCAGACAAGTCTGGTGATGTCTTTTCTTATTCGATAACAGAACCACAAAAAGCCGGAAAGGTTGAGCTTGGGCACCTATCCCTGCTCTTGGATGTG GCACTGAGTCCTGATGACCAGTATATCCTAACTGCGGACAGAGATGAAAAGATTCGAGTCAGTTTGACTAGAGCACCGCATAACATCGTATCTTTCTGCCTTGGTCACAGAGA GTTTGTAAGCAGAATATTTGTAATACCAAACTATCCAGATCTTATGCTATCAGCTTCTGGG GATTGTACTTTAAGGCTTTGGGAATACAGAAGTGGAAAAGAAGTACAGTGCTGTTATCTAAACAGTTTGAATAAGACCGAGGCAACCAAACATGACAAG AAATACACCGTGTCGAAAATTGCCTATTGTTGTCAAGGAAATTCCGTTGCCGTTTTATGCGACTG TATTCCTACAGTTTACATCTTCCAGTTTGATGCTGCTACCCAGCTATTAGACTACAAACACCAGATCTGTTTGAAGCATAAAGGCTGGGACATTGCATTTGAGGAATCGGGTGGGCTCTGGATACTCCAGGAGGACAAAGAAGCACCACTTTTACTCTACAGGCCTGTGGATGGACAGTGGGAG CCTGTTGCTGATGACAAAGGATtaatgaaaatgtcaaaatacCTACATGACAACTGGACAATGTTTGAAG GTTCTGTTGGGACAGAAAGCTGCTACAGCAGTCTTTACAAGGCCTCATTCGACAACATGGCTACTTATCTACAAAAGAAGGAGGAAAgaatacagcagcagcagcagaataaaAGAAAAGAGTTGCAGCATGAATCTAAGAGACAAACTAAAAAGATCAAAATAAGAGACTCCTCCTAA